A single region of the Pseudomonas sp. VD-NE ins genome encodes:
- a CDS encoding aminotransferase class III-fold pyridoxal phosphate-dependent enzyme: MNLFSLRRQTPSLDDLAFEANPAQSSENLSAERLMPSVERPQQVFVRGQGSWLWDSNDRAYLDFSQAGGANSLGHSPSALVKAISSQAQALINPGFNLHNRGMLSLAERLCAATSSDQAYLLNSGSEACEAAIKLARKWGQLHRGGASRIIVAKQGCHGRSLATISASDSCNLHNRFAPLLPGFDRVPFNDLPALHAAVDAQTVAIMLEPIQSDAGVIPATEHYLKGVERLCRELGILLILDEVQTGIGRCGTLLAEQSYGVRADIVVLGKGLGGGVPLAALLARGKACCFEAGELGGTHHGNALMTAAGLVVLDSVQDRSFLEQINDNGQHLREGLARLAHRYDHGELRGQGLFHGLTLSDDSAEAVVHAALHEGLLLNAPQANCLRFTPALTVSKTNIDEMLLRLTRAFARVRTAQLQCRKGIAV; the protein is encoded by the coding sequence ATGAATCTGTTCAGTTTGCGGCGCCAGACGCCGAGTCTTGATGACCTCGCTTTCGAGGCCAATCCTGCTCAAAGCAGCGAGAATCTTAGCGCTGAAAGGCTGATGCCCAGCGTCGAACGGCCGCAACAGGTGTTCGTCCGGGGTCAGGGATCGTGGCTGTGGGACAGCAACGATCGTGCATACCTCGACTTTTCCCAGGCCGGCGGTGCCAACAGCCTTGGCCACAGCCCTTCGGCATTGGTCAAAGCCATCAGCAGTCAGGCGCAGGCGCTGATCAATCCCGGTTTCAATCTGCATAATCGCGGCATGCTCAGCCTCGCCGAGCGCCTGTGCGCCGCCACTTCCAGCGATCAGGCGTACTTGCTCAACAGCGGCAGCGAAGCCTGTGAAGCGGCGATCAAACTGGCGCGCAAATGGGGCCAACTGCATCGCGGCGGCGCGTCGCGGATCATCGTTGCGAAGCAGGGTTGTCATGGTCGAAGCCTGGCAACGATTTCCGCCTCGGACAGCTGCAACCTGCACAACCGTTTCGCGCCGCTGCTGCCGGGTTTTGATCGGGTGCCGTTCAACGACTTGCCGGCGCTGCACGCGGCGGTCGATGCGCAAACAGTGGCGATCATGCTGGAGCCGATCCAGAGCGATGCCGGTGTAATTCCAGCCACCGAGCACTACCTCAAAGGCGTCGAGCGTCTGTGCCGTGAACTGGGCATTCTGCTGATCCTCGACGAAGTGCAAACCGGCATCGGCCGCTGCGGCACGTTGCTCGCCGAACAGTCCTACGGCGTACGCGCCGATATCGTTGTGCTCGGCAAAGGGCTTGGCGGCGGTGTGCCGTTAGCGGCGCTATTGGCGCGGGGCAAGGCCTGTTGTTTCGAAGCGGGCGAACTCGGCGGCACCCATCACGGCAACGCACTGATGACAGCGGCCGGTCTGGTGGTGCTCGACAGCGTGCAAGACCGCAGCTTTCTCGAACAGATCAACGACAACGGCCAACATCTGCGCGAAGGCCTGGCCCGATTGGCGCACCGCTACGACCACGGCGAACTGCGCGGCCAAGGCCTGTTCCACGGACTGACTCTGTCAGACGATTCCGCCGAAGCCGTCGTCCACGCCGCCCTGCACGAAGGCCTTCTGCTCAACGCCCCGCAAGCAAACTGCCTGCGCTTCACCCCGGCGCTCACCGTGAGCAAAACCAACATCGACGAAATGCTCCTGCGCCTCACCCGCGCCTTCGCCCGCGTGCGCACCGCACAACTGCAATGCCGCAAAGGGATTGCCGTCTGA
- a CDS encoding S9 family peptidase codes for MNETHASSPRAEPFSASQAVAAGMDFAELQLGANGLFWNEYRPEDAACRIWHWRDGMAKCLTPDGFSVRSRVYEYGGGAFCLTPDGVVFVAEADQQLYRQTLDGEPEALTAGECRYGDVHFAFGQVLAVEEQQDQHRLVAIDLADGRRHVLAEGADFYAAPTLSPDGQRLAWIEWSRPHQPWTSTRLMVAERLADSTFGSPRRVAGVEIEESIQQPRFDAQGQLYCLTDRGGFWQPWVETAGGLKPLPAAQADHAPAPWQLGGCTWFPVGDSVLASWSEGGFGRLTLGDEDYTGDYSRFRHLALDAQNIYCIAASPISPSAVIAIDRTSREVKVLAGGVAPLPAERISRPQTLRYPSGSGEAHGFFYPSMSGETKPPLVVFIHGGPTSACYPMLDPRIQYWTQRGFAVADLNYRGSSGYGREYRQALHLSWGQVDVEDACAVVAYLTEQGLIDGERAFIRGGSAGGYTTLCALAFKQVFRAGASLYGVSDPVALARATHKFEGDYLDWLIGDPEQDAERYAARTPLLHANNIRVPVIFFQGELDAVVVPQQTRDMVTALEQNGVPVEAHYYPDERHGFRRAANQAHALEQEWRFYRQVMGLAD; via the coding sequence ATGAACGAAACTCACGCCTCATCGCCAAGGGCTGAGCCTTTCAGCGCCTCGCAAGCCGTCGCTGCCGGCATGGACTTCGCCGAGTTGCAGCTCGGTGCCAACGGGCTGTTCTGGAATGAGTATCGTCCGGAAGATGCCGCGTGCCGGATCTGGCATTGGCGCGATGGCATGGCGAAATGTCTGACGCCGGATGGCTTCAGTGTGCGCAGTCGGGTGTACGAATATGGCGGTGGCGCGTTTTGTCTGACGCCGGATGGGGTGGTTTTCGTCGCTGAGGCGGATCAGCAGTTGTATCGCCAGACTTTGGATGGCGAGCCTGAGGCGCTGACGGCGGGCGAATGCCGTTACGGCGATGTGCATTTTGCCTTCGGCCAGGTTCTGGCGGTTGAAGAGCAGCAGGATCAGCATCGGCTGGTGGCGATTGATCTGGCTGATGGCCGTCGACATGTGCTGGCTGAGGGCGCGGATTTTTATGCGGCGCCAACACTCAGCCCGGATGGCCAGCGTTTGGCCTGGATCGAATGGAGTCGGCCGCATCAGCCGTGGACGTCGACCCGGTTGATGGTGGCTGAGCGTTTGGCTGACAGCACATTCGGTTCGCCGCGACGCGTTGCCGGCGTTGAGATTGAAGAGTCCATTCAACAGCCACGATTTGATGCTCAAGGTCAGTTGTATTGCCTGACTGATCGCGGTGGTTTCTGGCAGCCATGGGTCGAGACTGCCGGCGGCTTGAAACCATTGCCCGCTGCTCAGGCCGATCATGCACCGGCGCCTTGGCAACTCGGCGGCTGCACCTGGTTTCCTGTTGGGGATTCCGTTCTCGCCAGTTGGAGCGAAGGTGGTTTTGGGCGCCTTACGCTTGGGGATGAAGATTACACGGGGGATTACAGCCGCTTCCGCCATTTGGCGCTGGATGCACAGAACATCTACTGCATCGCTGCCTCGCCGATCAGCCCTTCGGCGGTCATCGCTATTGATCGAACGAGCCGCGAAGTGAAAGTGCTGGCCGGTGGTGTTGCGCCCCTGCCCGCTGAGCGCATCAGCCGTCCGCAAACCCTGCGCTACCCAAGCGGTTCTGGCGAAGCGCACGGCTTCTTCTATCCATCCATGAGCGGCGAGACAAAACCGCCGCTGGTGGTGTTCATCCACGGCGGTCCGACGTCGGCCTGCTATCCGATGCTCGATCCGCGCATTCAATACTGGACGCAACGCGGCTTCGCCGTCGCCGATCTCAACTATCGCGGCAGCAGTGGTTATGGCCGCGAATATCGTCAGGCGCTGCACTTGAGCTGGGGTCAGGTGGATGTCGAGGATGCTTGCGCCGTGGTCGCCTATCTCACCGAACAAGGCTTGATCGACGGGGAACGGGCATTCATTCGGGGTGGCAGCGCAGGCGGTTACACCACGTTGTGTGCGCTGGCGTTCAAGCAGGTCTTCCGCGCTGGCGCCAGCCTTTACGGGGTCAGCGACCCGGTGGCGTTGGCTCGGGCGACGCACAAGTTCGAAGGTGATTATCTGGACTGGCTGATCGGTGATCCCGAGCAAGACGCCGAACGCTACGCCGCCCGCACGCCGCTATTGCATGCAAACAATATCCGCGTGCCGGTGATTTTCTTTCAGGGTGAGCTGGATGCCGTCGTTGTCCCGCAACAAACCCGCGACATGGTCACGGCGCTGGAGCAGAACGGCGTCCCGGTCGAAGCGCATTACTACCCCGACGAACGCCACGGCTTCCGCCGCGCGGCCAATCAGGCACATGCGCTGGAGCAGGAGTGGAGGTTTTATCGGCAGGTAATGGGGTTGGCGGACTGA
- the pqqC gene encoding pyrroloquinoline-quinone synthase PqqC, protein MTDTPMSPTEFEAALRAKGAYYHIHHPYHVAMYQGRATREQIQGWVANRFYYQVNIPLKDAAILANCPDREIRREWIQRLLDHDGAPGEDGGIEAWLRLGQAVGLDPDQLRSQELVLPGVRFAVDAYVNFARRASWQEAASSSLTELFAPQIHQSRLDSWPQHYPWIDPAGYEYFRTRLGQARRDVEHGLAITLEHYKTREGQERMLEILQFKLDILWSMLDAMSMAYELHRPPYHSVTEQRVWHKGITL, encoded by the coding sequence ATGACTGACACGCCAATGTCCCCCACCGAATTCGAAGCAGCCCTGCGCGCCAAAGGCGCCTACTACCACATCCACCACCCGTACCACGTGGCGATGTACCAGGGCCGCGCCACTCGCGAGCAGATTCAGGGCTGGGTCGCCAACCGCTTCTACTATCAGGTGAACATCCCCCTGAAAGACGCGGCGATTCTCGCCAATTGCCCGGATCGGGAAATCCGCCGCGAATGGATCCAGCGCCTGCTCGACCACGATGGCGCCCCCGGTGAAGACGGCGGCATCGAAGCTTGGCTGCGCCTCGGTCAAGCGGTCGGTCTCGACCCGGATCAATTGCGCTCCCAGGAGCTGGTGCTGCCGGGCGTACGTTTCGCCGTCGATGCCTACGTCAACTTCGCTCGTCGCGCCAGTTGGCAGGAAGCCGCCAGCAGCTCGTTGACCGAACTGTTCGCGCCGCAGATCCACCAGTCGCGCCTCGACAGCTGGCCGCAGCATTACCCGTGGATCGATCCGGCCGGTTACGAATACTTCCGCACCCGCCTCGGTCAGGCGCGGCGTGATGTCGAGCATGGTCTGGCGATTACGCTGGAGCACTACAAGACCCGCGAAGGCCAAGAGCGCATGCTGGAAATTCTCCAGTTCAAACTGGACATTCTTTGGAGCATGCTCGATGCCATGAGCATGGCCTACGAACTGCACCGTCCGCCGTATCACAGCGTCACCGAACAACGGGTCTGGCATAAAGGAATCACCTTATGA
- the pqqF gene encoding pyrroloquinoline quinone biosynthesis protein PqqF codes for MPAPTHPRHHSEILANGLRVTLRHVPGLKRSAAALRVSAGSHDVPLAWPGLAHFLEHLLFLGTERFPAGEGLMAYVQSHGGQVNASTRERTTDFFFELPTRAFSAGLERLSDMLAKPRMNLDDQLREREVLQAEFVAWSQDPAAQRQFALYEGLPADHPLRGFHAGNRHSLKVEDPAFQQALKDFHQHFYQTGQMTLSLVGPQSPEELKLLAEQFAAALPAGDKVMQAAPLPLAVKSYQQVDEQRSNLLLTFEALPESSREALAFLCHWLNSAKPGGLLAYLRQQQLADGLKAAPVYHFVGQALLHLEFTAATGSLNAIREQLLDWLSFFAQQDWTPLRKEYAALLQRQQQVSGALQLARLDSERLENGLSNAGVEALEQILGEIGVVDNFSEHWHLPAANPFLRANEPLANAGLIRGQTSAHRGLRTFAQDRSRGRRERSPMQFSQALPDCTDEGAIYLRWQVEAAASANLQSRLQRSLWQTRQDAREAGVELSFSATGNQWLLKLTGLQESMPGVLELALKCLTQVDADSPLGEPQTPLIPIRQLLEALPEHVLQSTRTGDDAKHLWTTSRWDGLAVGLNQQSQSAMGLALSRIPGIPDNQLPAPTTVTAQPHWSHIESASSEHALLLFCPTADSDIAAHAAWRMLAQLCQTPFYHRLRVELQLGYAVFSALRQMHGQTALLFGVQSPNARPAELLEHLQQFLNGIPALIEQLDEVSLSQHRQNLAEQFDSATLAGKEAAELLWQARLAGHSSDYLAQLTVAIGQLDRQTLLAAAQRLINAEGGWLCLASDPVPGSPWQAVK; via the coding sequence ATGCCTGCGCCGACTCACCCCCGCCACCACTCTGAAATCCTGGCCAACGGCTTGCGCGTGACCCTGCGTCATGTGCCCGGTCTGAAGCGCAGCGCCGCTGCGTTGCGCGTGTCTGCCGGTAGCCATGACGTGCCGTTGGCGTGGCCGGGGCTGGCGCATTTTCTGGAGCATTTACTGTTTCTCGGCACCGAGCGTTTTCCTGCCGGTGAAGGGCTGATGGCCTACGTGCAAAGTCACGGAGGGCAAGTGAATGCCAGCACTCGCGAACGTACCACTGACTTTTTCTTTGAGCTGCCGACCCGAGCGTTCAGCGCCGGGCTGGAGCGTCTGTCAGACATGCTCGCCAAGCCGCGTATGAATCTGGACGATCAGTTGCGGGAACGCGAAGTGTTGCAGGCGGAATTTGTCGCATGGTCACAGGATCCTGCGGCGCAGCGGCAGTTTGCGTTGTATGAAGGTTTACCAGCAGATCATCCACTGCGCGGGTTTCACGCGGGTAATCGGCACAGCCTGAAGGTTGAAGATCCGGCATTTCAGCAGGCGTTGAAAGATTTCCACCAACATTTTTATCAGACCGGGCAGATGACCCTGAGCCTGGTCGGGCCACAGAGCCCTGAAGAACTGAAATTGCTGGCGGAGCAATTCGCGGCGGCGTTACCGGCTGGGGATAAAGTTATGCAGGCTGCGCCCCTGCCACTGGCGGTGAAAAGTTATCAACAGGTCGATGAGCAGCGCAGCAATCTACTGCTCACATTCGAGGCCCTGCCTGAATCGTCCAGAGAGGCTCTGGCGTTTCTCTGTCATTGGCTGAACAGCGCCAAGCCCGGCGGCCTGCTGGCGTATTTGCGACAGCAGCAACTGGCGGATGGGTTGAAAGCGGCACCGGTGTATCACTTTGTCGGGCAAGCGTTGCTGCACTTGGAGTTCACCGCTGCCACCGGATCGTTAAACGCCATTCGCGAACAACTGCTCGATTGGTTGAGCTTCTTTGCTCAGCAAGATTGGACGCCATTGCGCAAGGAATACGCAGCCCTGCTGCAACGCCAGCAGCAGGTCAGCGGCGCACTGCAACTGGCGAGGCTCGACAGTGAGCGGTTGGAAAACGGCCTGTCCAATGCCGGCGTTGAAGCTCTTGAACAGATTCTCGGCGAAATCGGCGTTGTGGATAACTTCAGCGAGCACTGGCACCTGCCTGCCGCCAATCCATTCCTGCGAGCCAATGAACCTTTGGCCAACGCCGGACTGATTCGCGGCCAGACCAGCGCTCACCGAGGCCTGCGCACGTTCGCTCAGGATCGTTCGCGCGGCCGTCGTGAACGCTCGCCGATGCAATTCAGCCAGGCGTTGCCGGACTGCACTGATGAAGGCGCGATTTATCTGCGCTGGCAGGTGGAGGCCGCCGCCAGCGCTAACCTGCAATCGCGGTTGCAGCGCAGTCTTTGGCAAACCCGCCAAGACGCGCGCGAGGCCGGAGTCGAATTGTCTTTCAGCGCCACTGGCAACCAATGGCTGCTGAAGCTCACCGGTCTGCAGGAGTCAATGCCCGGTGTCCTCGAGCTCGCGCTGAAATGTCTGACGCAAGTTGACGCCGATTCCCCGCTTGGCGAGCCGCAAACGCCGCTGATCCCCATTCGCCAATTGCTTGAAGCGCTGCCCGAACATGTTCTGCAATCAACGAGAACCGGCGACGATGCGAAACACCTGTGGACAACTTCGCGCTGGGACGGTCTCGCTGTGGGGCTCAACCAACAGAGCCAATCCGCCATGGGTCTGGCCCTTAGCCGTATTCCCGGGATCCCGGACAACCAGCTGCCAGCACCGACGACGGTCACCGCACAACCACACTGGAGCCACATCGAAAGCGCTTCCAGCGAACACGCCTTGCTGCTGTTCTGCCCGACTGCCGACAGTGACATCGCTGCCCATGCGGCGTGGAGAATGCTCGCGCAACTTTGTCAGACGCCGTTCTATCATCGTCTGCGAGTCGAGTTGCAATTGGGCTACGCGGTGTTCAGTGCACTGCGCCAGATGCACGGCCAAACCGCCCTCCTGTTCGGTGTGCAATCGCCAAATGCCAGGCCTGCGGAGTTGCTCGAGCACCTTCAACAGTTTCTCAACGGCATTCCAGCCCTGATCGAACAGCTCGATGAGGTCAGCCTCAGCCAGCACCGGCAAAACCTCGCTGAACAATTCGACAGCGCCACGCTGGCCGGCAAAGAGGCGGCCGAATTGCTCTGGCAGGCCAGACTCGCGGGCCACTCGTCGGATTATCTCGCACAATTGACCGTCGCCATCGGCCAACTGGATCGCCAGACATTGCTCGCGGCGGCTCAACGCTTGATCAATGCAGAAGGCGGCTGGCTCTGCCTCGCTAGCGATCCAGTGCCTGGAAGCCCATGGCAAGCCGTCAAATGA
- the pqqD gene encoding pyrroloquinoline quinone biosynthesis peptide chaperone PqqD: MSFDRSKVPTWRPGYRFQYEPAQKGHVLLYPEGMIKLNESAALIGGLIDGERDVAAIIAKLDEQFPGVPELGDDIEQFMEVARAQHWIELA, translated from the coding sequence ATGAGTTTCGATCGCAGCAAAGTCCCGACCTGGCGTCCCGGCTACCGCTTCCAGTACGAACCGGCGCAAAAAGGCCACGTGCTGCTGTATCCGGAAGGCATGATCAAGCTCAACGAAAGCGCTGCGCTGATCGGTGGTTTGATTGACGGCGAACGCGATGTCGCGGCGATCATTGCCAAACTCGATGAGCAGTTCCCCGGCGTGCCCGAACTCGGCGACGACATCGAGCAATTCATGGAGGTTGCCCGTGCGCAGCACTGGATCGAACTTGCCTGA
- the pqqE gene encoding pyrroloquinoline quinone biosynthesis protein PqqE, whose protein sequence is MPDLPPKPEVGLPLWLLAELTYRCPLQCPYCSNPLDFAEQGKELSTEQWIKVFREAREMGAAQLGFSGGEPLVRQDLAELIHEARQLGFYTNLITSGIGLTEQKISDFKKAGLDHIQISFQASDEQVNNLLAGSKKAFAQKLEMARAVKAHGYPMVLNFVTHRHNIDKIDRIIELCIALEADFVELATCQFYGWAQLNRVGLLPTKDQLVRAERITNEYRAKLEAEGHPCKLIFVTPDYYEERPKACMNGWGSIFLTVTPDGTALPCHGARQLPVQFPNVRDHSMQHIWYDSFGFNRFRGYDWMPEPCRSCDEKEQDFGGCRCQAFMLTGDASNADPVCSKSEHHGVILKAREEAETATQTIEQLAFRNERNSRLIAKG, encoded by the coding sequence TTGCCTGATCTGCCGCCCAAGCCTGAAGTCGGCCTGCCGCTGTGGCTGCTCGCCGAGCTGACCTACCGCTGCCCGCTGCAATGCCCGTACTGCTCCAATCCACTGGATTTCGCCGAGCAGGGCAAGGAGCTGAGCACCGAGCAGTGGATCAAAGTGTTCCGCGAGGCGCGGGAGATGGGCGCAGCGCAACTGGGCTTTTCCGGCGGCGAGCCGCTGGTGCGTCAGGATCTCGCCGAGCTGATTCATGAAGCGCGGCAGTTGGGTTTCTACACCAACCTGATCACCTCCGGCATCGGACTGACCGAGCAGAAAATCAGCGACTTCAAAAAGGCCGGCCTCGATCACATCCAGATCAGTTTTCAGGCCAGTGACGAGCAAGTGAACAATCTACTCGCCGGCTCGAAAAAAGCCTTCGCGCAGAAACTGGAAATGGCCCGCGCGGTGAAGGCCCACGGCTATCCGATGGTGCTGAACTTCGTCACCCATCGGCACAACATCGACAAGATCGACCGCATCATCGAGCTGTGCATTGCACTTGAGGCCGACTTTGTCGAACTTGCTACCTGCCAGTTTTACGGTTGGGCGCAACTCAATCGTGTCGGCCTGTTACCGACCAAAGATCAACTGGTACGCGCCGAACGCATCACCAACGAATATCGGGCGAAACTGGAAGCCGAAGGGCACCCGTGCAAGCTGATTTTCGTCACCCCGGATTACTACGAAGAACGCCCGAAGGCCTGCATGAACGGCTGGGGCAGCATCTTTCTGACGGTCACGCCGGATGGCACCGCCCTGCCCTGTCATGGCGCCCGACAACTGCCGGTACAGTTTCCCAATGTGCGCGATCACAGCATGCAGCACATCTGGTATGACTCGTTCGGCTTCAACCGCTTCCGCGGTTACGACTGGATGCCCGAGCCGTGCCGCTCTTGCGACGAGAAAGAACAAGACTTCGGCGGCTGCCGCTGCCAGGCATTCATGCTCACCGGCGATGCGAGCAATGCTGACCCTGTGTGCAGCAAGTCCGAACATCACGGCGTGATCCTCAAGGCCCGCGAAGAAGCCGAGACCGCCACCCAAACCATCGAACAATTGGCCTTCCGCAATGAACGAAACTCACGCCTCATCGCCAAGGGCTGA
- a CDS encoding DNA-binding protein, giving the protein MGEKFKSEISESIHESAFALLDVGAISKALMREFDESCLVAISEAARRQSDADAENATEP; this is encoded by the coding sequence ATGGGTGAAAAATTCAAAAGTGAAATTTCTGAATCGATACACGAGTCAGCCTTTGCACTGCTTGATGTCGGTGCCATCAGCAAGGCATTGATGCGGGAGTTTGATGAGTCGTGCCTCGTTGCAATTTCTGAGGCGGCTCGGCGTCAGTCTGATGCAGACGCGGAAAATGCTACTGAACCCTGA
- the pqqA gene encoding pyrroloquinoline quinone precursor peptide PqqA yields MSWTKPAYTDLRIGFEVTMYFASR; encoded by the coding sequence ATGTCCTGGACAAAACCTGCTTACACCGACCTGCGTATCGGCTTCGAAGTCACCATGTACTTCGCCAGCCGCTGA
- the pqqB gene encoding pyrroloquinoline quinone biosynthesis protein PqqB, giving the protein MFVQILGSAAGGGFPQWNCNCVNCAGFRNGSLNAKARTQSSIAISDDGVNWVLCNASPDIRAQLQSFAPMQPGRALRDTGISAIILMDSQIDHTTGLLSLREGCPHQVWCTDMVHEDLSTGFPLFKMLTHWNGGLDWNRIELDQSFTVAACPNLRFTPLPLRSAAPPYSPHRFDPHPGDNIGLIVEDLNTGGKLFYAPGLGKVDAPLLEIMAGSDCLLVDGTMWDDDEMQRRGVGTRTGREMGHLAQNGPGGMLEVLEQLPEQRKVLIHINNTNPILDEDSPERAELARRNVEVAFDGMSIVL; this is encoded by the coding sequence ATGTTCGTCCAGATTCTGGGTTCGGCCGCTGGCGGCGGTTTTCCGCAGTGGAACTGCAACTGCGTCAACTGCGCAGGCTTTCGCAACGGCAGCCTGAATGCCAAGGCCCGCACCCAATCGTCCATCGCGATCTCCGATGACGGCGTGAACTGGGTGTTGTGCAACGCCTCACCGGACATTCGCGCGCAGTTGCAAAGCTTCGCCCCGATGCAACCGGGCCGCGCCCTGCGTGACACCGGCATCAGCGCGATCATTCTGATGGACAGCCAGATCGACCACACCACCGGTCTGCTCAGCCTGCGCGAAGGTTGCCCGCATCAGGTCTGGTGCACGGACATGGTTCACGAAGACCTCAGCACCGGTTTTCCGCTGTTCAAGATGCTCACCCACTGGAACGGCGGGCTGGACTGGAACCGCATCGAACTCGATCAGAGTTTCACCGTGGCCGCGTGCCCGAACCTGCGATTCACTCCGCTGCCGTTGCGCAGCGCCGCGCCACCGTATTCGCCGCACCGCTTCGATCCGCACCCGGGCGACAACATCGGTTTGATCGTTGAAGACCTGAACACCGGCGGCAAGCTGTTCTATGCGCCGGGGCTGGGCAAGGTCGATGCGCCGTTGCTGGAGATCATGGCGGGCAGTGATTGCCTGTTGGTCGACGGCACGATGTGGGATGACGATGAGATGCAACGCCGTGGCGTCGGCACTCGCACCGGTCGCGAGATGGGCCATCTGGCGCAGAACGGTCCTGGCGGCATGCTGGAAGTGCTGGAACAATTGCCTGAGCAGCGCAAGGTGCTTATCCACATCAACAACACCAACCCGATTCTCGATGAGGATTCGCCGGAGCGTGCTGAACTGGCGAGACGTAATGTTGAAGTGGCGTTCGATGGCATGAGTATTGTGCTGTAA
- a CDS encoding LysR family transcriptional regulator — MDFKQLRYFVAVYEEGHVGRAAERLSISQPALSQQIRQLEQNLDVTLFERSSKRLLPTLAAHTLYNHALPLLDGLQRAREALGNFKGQALRTLAIGVLQTVHTSLVPQMLERVRKAQPHLVVQIYELTGLEIERRLLNGSLDIGISYLPPRQPGLHGVMLYEDELTLVIPADHPLREFKKVSMRQAAELPMLLLGEEFQIRQIWQAQLTALGRRPQVQAELNNMVGILDSLPHTKLATVLPGRSQKEYDDQDLLWKPLSEPRVPLKVGLVCRDVQRQQAPLALLRTLLEEVMEREVRPERDPLV; from the coding sequence ATGGATTTCAAACAACTGCGTTATTTCGTCGCGGTCTACGAAGAAGGCCATGTCGGCCGCGCGGCGGAACGCCTGTCGATCTCGCAACCGGCGCTGTCGCAGCAGATCCGCCAGCTCGAACAGAACCTCGACGTCACTCTGTTCGAACGCAGCAGCAAACGTCTGCTGCCGACCCTCGCCGCGCACACGTTGTACAACCATGCCTTACCGCTGCTCGACGGTTTGCAACGGGCGCGCGAGGCGCTGGGCAACTTCAAGGGCCAGGCCTTGCGCACGTTGGCAATCGGCGTGCTGCAAACAGTTCACACCAGTCTGGTGCCGCAAATGCTTGAGCGGGTGCGTAAAGCGCAGCCGCATCTGGTGGTGCAGATTTATGAATTGACCGGACTTGAGATCGAGCGACGATTGCTCAATGGCTCGCTGGATATTGGCATCAGTTATCTACCGCCGCGCCAACCGGGTTTGCATGGTGTGATGCTTTACGAAGATGAACTGACGCTGGTGATCCCGGCGGATCATCCATTGCGTGAATTCAAGAAAGTCTCGATGCGTCAGGCGGCCGAACTGCCCATGTTGCTGTTAGGCGAAGAGTTTCAGATACGTCAGATCTGGCAGGCGCAACTGACCGCCCTCGGACGACGTCCGCAGGTGCAGGCCGAGCTGAACAATATGGTGGGGATTCTCGACAGTTTGCCGCACACCAAACTGGCGACGGTGCTGCCGGGCCGTTCGCAGAAGGAATACGACGATCAGGATCTGTTGTGGAAACCGCTGAGCGAACCCCGGGTGCCACTGAAAGTGGGTTTGGTCTGTCGCGATGTGCAACGTCAGCAGGCGCCTTTGGCGCTGTTGCGGACATTGCTGGAGGAGGTGATGGAGCGTGAAGTGCGGCCAGAGAGAGATCCTCTGGTCTGA
- a CDS encoding YqaE/Pmp3 family membrane protein produces MDFIRIIIAILLPPLGVFLQVGFGGAFWLNILLTLCGYIPGIVHAVYIIAKR; encoded by the coding sequence ATGGATTTTATTCGGATCATCATCGCTATTCTGTTGCCGCCACTGGGTGTGTTTCTGCAGGTCGGGTTTGGCGGGGCGTTCTGGTTGAACATTCTGCTGACGTTGTGCGGGTATATTCCGGGGATCGTGCATGCGGTGTATATCATCGCCAAGCGCTGA